The genomic DNA AAGCGAGCGTCAGAACACTCAAGCCATGCACCCGTCCTTGTCTTCAACCTTGGCAACATCACCAGGTAATCGGCTGACCATCCCACGCCCAGAAGCTGCCACTGTCCGCCGGCCCAAGCCGGCCAATCTGCTCAAGGATGCACTGCGCAGCGAACGCAGGTTCAAACAATTGCTCGGCGGGCACATTCGCCTGAAACGGTTGGGAAAGCTGCGTATCGGTAGTGCCGGGGTGCAGCACCAGCACCGTGGAAGCCGGGTTGATGCGTTTGAGTTCGATGCTTGCCGTATGCAGCAACTGGTTCAGCGCGGCCTTGCTGGCGCGGTAGCTGTACCAGCCGCCCAGTCGATTGTCGCCGATGGACCCGACCCTGGCCGACAGCGCGGCAAAGGTGCAGGGCTGCTTGCGCAGCAGCGCCAGCAGGTGCTTGAGCAGCAGCACCGGCGCGAACGCGTTGGTCGCGAAGCTGGCCTGCAGGCCAGCCAGGTCAAGTTGGGCCAGGGCCTTTTCCGCCTTGGCACCGTCGCGCTGCAGAATGCCCAAGGTGCTTATGACCAGATCAAGGTGCGTGCAGGTGCGGCTGACCTCACGGGCCAGTGCTTCAAGGGACTGTTCGCTGCGGGCGTCGCAATCGATGCGCACCAGGCGTTCGCCATGTGCAGCGGCGAGCGCGGCCAGGGCTTCGCTGCCCCTGGCCTGGCGCGACACCGCCCACACCTGCGCCACGTCATCGCGTGCCAGCAGCTGTTCACAAAGCGCCAAGCCGATGCCCTGGCTGGCGCCGCAGATGAGTGCGTTCAGCGTCATGGTGCAGCAGCCCTATTCGCTTGCCAGGCGCTTGAGCAGCGCCGTGGCCACCGCCTCGGACGATGCCGGGTTCTGCCCGGTGATCAGGTGCCCGTCCTCGACAACATGGCTCGCCCAGTCCGGGCCCTTGGAATACTCACCGCCATTGCGTTTGAGCATGTCCTCGACCAGAAATGGCACTACATCGGTCAGCCCGACCGCGTCTTCCTCACTGTTGGCGAACCCGGTCACTTTCTTGCCCTTGACCACAGGATGGCCGTCTGGCGCGTTGACGTTCTTGAACACACCCGGCGCATGGCACACGGCGGCAATCGGTTTGTTGGACGCATAGAAGGCTTCGAGCAGCGTCTTGGAGTCCTTGTCCTCGGCCAGGTCCCACAGCGGCCCATGGCCACCGGGATAAAACACGGCGTCGAAGTCGTAAGGGTCGATTTCGCTCAGCGGTACTGTGTCGGCCAATGCCATCTGCCCCTCGGTGTCACTGCGAAAACGCCGGGTCGCATCGGTTTGCGCATCGTCCTCGTCGCTCTTGGGGTCCAGCGGCGGCTGCCCGCCTTTGGGCGATGCGAGGGTGACGTCGGCGTTGGCGTCGATGAACACGTAGTAAGGTGCGGCAAACTCCTCCAGCCAGAAGCCGGTTTTCTTGCCGGTGTCGCCCAGCTGATCGTGGGATGTCAGCACCATCAGGATCTTTTTCATCTGTGCCAGTTCTCCAAGCGTGAATGGGCAGCGCGCCGTTCGCCCTGCGTTACTGTGGGAGGGCGCAGCAGGGCAGACGTTCCCTGCGCACCATCATCCTGTTGTTCTCAGCTCTGTGCAGTCTGGCCCTTGGCGCTCGGCCATGCCACCGCCTGGCAAGGTAAGTATGTGCGATATCCTGCGGCAGAATGCAGCATCGTCCTTACTAGTGATGCAGGCGCTGCGGTGCCTGTCGAGCTTCAGCCATTACGCCGGCCTGGTCCTGCGATGAACCACTCCCGCCGCACACTTGAGCGCAAAGCCCAGCACGATCGCCGCCCCGGCACTCACGAAAATCATCTCCCGCCCCGCACTCTGCTGCTGCACGGCGACAAACGCTGGCGCCGCGGCCGCCGCCGCCACTTGCAGAGTGCTCACCCACGGGGTCAGCGTGCCCTTCGGGTCATTGGTGGCGATTGCGCCCATGTAGTAGGTCAGCGCCAGTACCCAGCCAAAGTTCATCAGCAGCAATGCCCCGCAAAGCTGTTGTGCATCGTGGCTGTAGCGCGCCAGCAGCATGATCGACAGCAACACCAGCAGCGAACCGAAACCGATCATCGGCCCACGCGGCACTCGCCCGCCGAGCACGCTTGGCAGCGCCCCGCCGGGCAGGCCGCCGAGTATCCCCAGGCCGAACGCCCAGCCCACGTCCACCGGCGCGATCCCACGCTCACGCGACAGCGGGTCGACGAAGCCCCAGATGCAATAGATGGCAAGCTGCAAGCACAGCATACCCAGCAAGGCATAGCGCCCGAGCATGGCCGAGCCGCAACCGCCCTGCGCCAGTTGCCGGGGTGCCTCGCGGTGCATCCGGGTGGGGATGGCAAGCGCTGCCAGGGCGATCAATACGAACCAGAAGCCGATCGACGCGATCGCCCAACGGTTGCCAAATACCTCAGCCAATTGCGGCATGCAGGTGGCGTACAGGGCAAACACGGCAGTCTGAATCAGCAGCGACAGCCCATACGAGCGGTCCTGCCCAGGCAGGCGCCCCAGTCCACTGATCGCCCCGGCATACAACAGGCCCGTGGCCACGCCACAGGCCAGGCGGCAGGTGATCAGCGTCGGCAGTGAGTCCAACGCGCCACTGAGCAGGTTCAATGCCATTGCCACTAGCGCGCAGGCCACGTAGAAGCCACGGCCACCAAAGCGCCGCCCCAATGCCGGCAGCAGCAGGCTGCCGAGCAAAGTCCCGATCATTTCAACCGACAGCACCCAGCCTTGCTGGCTGAGGTCCAGGTGCAGCCGTTCGCCGACCAGGCCAATGAAGATCGGTTGCACGCCAATGATGATCAGCGCCGTGGCGGCGATGTAGATCAGGGCGGCACGCAGAAGCAGGGTATTTTTATTGTTGTGCATCGAGGGTTTCCCGGGTGAAGCAGGTAGCGCGGCCCGCAGGCCGCGGCGCTCAGGTCAGGCGTGGGGGAGGGTGCCTGCATCGTGGGTAATACGGCCGTTCATCAAGGTCATGGCCACGTCCGTTTTACCGATCTGGTAGCGGTCCAGCTCGAACAGGTCCTGTTCCATGATGATGATGTCTGCCCGTTTGCCCTCGGTAATCGAACCAATCTCTTTTTCCAGGCCCAGCTGGTAGGCGCCGTTGAGGGTGTAAGCGGCGATCAGTTGGGGAATGCTCAGGCGCTCGTTGGCATCAGGCATCACCGGTGCATCGGGCTCGCCGCTGAGCTGGCGGGTGTGGCCCGACTCGATGTGCTCCACCGGTTTGTGTTGGCAGCGGCACTGGCACACCAGCCCGTCCATGCCGATGGACACGGTCACACCCTGGTCGATGAAGGTACGGAATTTGTACATCGAGGCCCAACGCTTGAACCCGTACGACTGCTGGATCGCCTCGGCATAGGCATCGACCACACCCCATTGCAACTGGGTGTTGGCCATGACGCCAATGCGGCGAAAACGCGGGATGTCGTCGGGGTGGGTGAGGAAGGCGTGTGTGATCACATGCCGTCGGTCGCGCGGCGGGTTGCTGGCGAAGGTGCGCTCGAACACGTCCAGGGCCATGCGCACCGCTGCATCACCCACCGCATGCACCATCACGTCGATACCGTTGGCGTCGGCGTTGCGTACATGCTCTTCGAACACCGCCTCCGGCATGGTCGTCGAGCCACAGCTGTGGGGTTTGTCGCAGTAGGGCTCGAGCAGGAATGCGGTGTGGTTCAGCTCGGTGCCGTCGAGCATCAGCTTGAGGGTCTGCGCCTTCACCAGCGGCGAGTTGTAGCGCTGGCGCAGGGCCTGCAGCTGGATGACCGGGTCGGGCTCGGTGCCCATGTTGATGTAGCTGCCCACCACACGCAGTTTCAGGCGTGCTTCGCGTTCCAGTTGCTGCAGGGTTTCATACAGCAGCGCCTGGTCGCCGCTGGGGTCGAGGAAGCCTGCGTCGAACACCGTCGTGATGCCGGCAGCCACCAGCTTCTCTTGCCAGAACGGGATCGAGCGCAGGTACAGGTCGATCCCCGTCGGCAGGTAGCCGGCCTCGCTCAGGCGTTGCATCAGCAGCGAGTAAGCCGCGCAGTCAATGATGATGCCGGTGGGTTCGCCGGTGACCGGGTCTTTTTCGAACCAGCTGGCGCCTTCTTCCACCGCGGGGGTGTCGCGGTCGATGCCCGCCGCTTGCAGGGCAAAGCTGTTGACCCACATGGTGTGGTAGTCGGTGGACAACAGGCACACCGGCTTGTCCGGGCAGATGGCGTCCAGCACTTCACGGCGCAGCATGTCGGCCGGCATCAGCGGCTGTATCCAGCCCATGCCGGTGATGGCCTTCTCGGCGGGGTTGGCCTGGACGTACTGCTTGAGCAGGGCCAGCACCTGGTGTGGGTCTTCATGGTTGACCAGGGCCTGGAAGGCGAACGCGGTGCTGGAAAAGTGCCAGTGCGATTCGACGAAGCCAGGCAGCACCAGCTTGCCGTCGGCATCCAACAAACGGGTGGATGGGCCGGCATGGGCCATGACACTGGCCTTGTCGCCCACGCGCAGGATGCGTTCGCCCTGGATGGCCACGGCATCGGCCCAGGGCTGGTGCGGGTCGACGGTGTAGATGCGGGCGTTATGGATGATGAGCTCTGCAGCGGCGGTCATGGCGACTCCCTGGGTCAAAATGCCGCGCTAGTTTTGCGTCGATAAAAAGTTTTAGTCAAT from Pseudomonas putida includes the following:
- a CDS encoding SDR family NAD(P)-dependent oxidoreductase; its protein translation is MTLNALICGASQGIGLALCEQLLARDDVAQVWAVSRQARGSEALAALAAAHGERLVRIDCDARSEQSLEALAREVSRTCTHLDLVISTLGILQRDGAKAEKALAQLDLAGLQASFATNAFAPVLLLKHLLALLRKQPCTFAALSARVGSIGDNRLGGWYSYRASKAALNQLLHTASIELKRINPASTVLVLHPGTTDTQLSQPFQANVPAEQLFEPAFAAQCILEQIGRLGPADSGSFWAWDGQPITW
- a CDS encoding type 1 glutamine amidotransferase domain-containing protein translates to MKKILMVLTSHDQLGDTGKKTGFWLEEFAAPYYVFIDANADVTLASPKGGQPPLDPKSDEDDAQTDATRRFRSDTEGQMALADTVPLSEIDPYDFDAVFYPGGHGPLWDLAEDKDSKTLLEAFYASNKPIAAVCHAPGVFKNVNAPDGHPVVKGKKVTGFANSEEDAVGLTDVVPFLVEDMLKRNGGEYSKGPDWASHVVEDGHLITGQNPASSEAVATALLKRLASE
- a CDS encoding MFS transporter; its protein translation is MHNNKNTLLLRAALIYIAATALIIIGVQPIFIGLVGERLHLDLSQQGWVLSVEMIGTLLGSLLLPALGRRFGGRGFYVACALVAMALNLLSGALDSLPTLITCRLACGVATGLLYAGAISGLGRLPGQDRSYGLSLLIQTAVFALYATCMPQLAEVFGNRWAIASIGFWFVLIALAALAIPTRMHREAPRQLAQGGCGSAMLGRYALLGMLCLQLAIYCIWGFVDPLSRERGIAPVDVGWAFGLGILGGLPGGALPSVLGGRVPRGPMIGFGSLLVLLSIMLLARYSHDAQQLCGALLLMNFGWVLALTYYMGAIATNDPKGTLTPWVSTLQVAAAAAAPAFVAVQQQSAGREMIFVSAGAAIVLGFALKCAAGVVHRRTRPA
- a CDS encoding amidohydrolase, with the translated sequence MTAAAELIIHNARIYTVDPHQPWADAVAIQGERILRVGDKASVMAHAGPSTRLLDADGKLVLPGFVESHWHFSSTAFAFQALVNHEDPHQVLALLKQYVQANPAEKAITGMGWIQPLMPADMLRREVLDAICPDKPVCLLSTDYHTMWVNSFALQAAGIDRDTPAVEEGASWFEKDPVTGEPTGIIIDCAAYSLLMQRLSEAGYLPTGIDLYLRSIPFWQEKLVAAGITTVFDAGFLDPSGDQALLYETLQQLEREARLKLRVVGSYINMGTEPDPVIQLQALRQRYNSPLVKAQTLKLMLDGTELNHTAFLLEPYCDKPHSCGSTTMPEAVFEEHVRNADANGIDVMVHAVGDAAVRMALDVFERTFASNPPRDRRHVITHAFLTHPDDIPRFRRIGVMANTQLQWGVVDAYAEAIQQSYGFKRWASMYKFRTFIDQGVTVSIGMDGLVCQCRCQHKPVEHIESGHTRQLSGEPDAPVMPDANERLSIPQLIAAYTLNGAYQLGLEKEIGSITEGKRADIIIMEQDLFELDRYQIGKTDVAMTLMNGRITHDAGTLPHA